A region of Sulfurimonas sp. DNA encodes the following proteins:
- a CDS encoding DUF4194 domain-containing protein → MNINARTAITLLLKGLFYKSDNENAWDELIEGSYGAISDYFEIMGLEVMTDENEGFSYLQNMIFEEGEESLPKLIRSRELSYKVSLVCVLLRKKIADFDIQNEDTKAIVTNQEIKDMVLLFLPSKTNEVKTLKEIDTSIKKVQELGFLRLLKNQDGVYEIKRSIKAFVDAQWLNELDIKLQEYREVES, encoded by the coding sequence ATGAATATAAATGCTAGAACTGCCATAACGCTACTCTTAAAAGGTTTGTTTTACAAAAGTGATAATGAAAATGCTTGGGATGAGCTAATAGAAGGGAGTTATGGGGCAATAAGTGATTACTTTGAGATTATGGGGCTTGAAGTTATGACGGATGAAAATGAGGGATTTAGCTATCTTCAAAATATGATTTTTGAAGAGGGAGAGGAGAGTTTACCTAAGCTTATTCGTTCTCGTGAGCTAAGTTATAAAGTTTCTCTTGTGTGTGTTTTACTTAGAAAAAAGATAGCAGATTTTGATATTCAAAATGAAGATACAAAGGCGATAGTAACTAATCAAGAGATAAAAGATATGGTTTTACTTTTTTTACCTTCTAAAACCAATGAGGTAAAAACACTCAAAGAGATTGACACAAGTATAAAAAAAGTTCAAGAGCTTGGATTTTTACGGCTCCTTAAAAATCAAGATGGAGTGTATGAGATAAAACGCTCTATAAAAGCCTTTGTAGATGCACAGTGGTTAAATGAACTTGATATAAAGTTACAAGAGTATAGAGAGGTTGAGAGTTAA
- a CDS encoding Wadjet anti-phage system protein JetD domain-containing protein — MAKFYDKKEVFSKALKIYESGKLFLDFMHDSELFPLEIKLKRLKQSDLQYSFSIIIDELNLLQKESLELIYKEFNFKTIGLQRLPVSVVFKDKDIFLDFIKKSDEFSRFVKNYEMIITKYPSLKKLLLAKPFLVLDYNDVWNKLFSVCNFFIINPRPNIYIRELSIKNIDTKFIEKYKKILDKLLTILLNQDNVNTDITTLSNYGFEKKYYLKYPLPTIRFRILDSSQTIGGLSDISLNIDEFKHLYPTCKYIYIVENKITTLSFPPLKNSMVIFGNGYGVEVLRDVKWLHEKEIFYWGDIDSDGFAILSQVRGYFKGTVSILMDKQTKDNFEYFGVEVKATTCKKLINLTVEEKNMFDNIGNFRLEQERIGFEYIINSLANRL; from the coding sequence GTGGCAAAGTTTTACGATAAAAAAGAGGTTTTTTCAAAAGCTTTAAAGATATATGAAAGCGGAAAGTTATTTTTAGATTTTATGCACGATAGTGAACTTTTTCCACTAGAGATAAAGCTTAAAAGATTAAAACAAAGTGACCTTCAATACAGTTTTTCTATCATCATAGACGAACTGAACCTTTTACAAAAAGAGAGTTTAGAACTTATTTATAAAGAGTTTAATTTTAAAACTATTGGTTTACAAAGACTTCCTGTATCTGTTGTGTTTAAAGATAAAGATATATTTTTAGATTTTATCAAAAAAAGTGATGAGTTTAGTCGGTTTGTAAAAAATTATGAGATGATTATTACTAAATATCCTAGCTTAAAAAAACTGCTACTTGCAAAACCATTTTTAGTGCTAGACTATAATGATGTTTGGAATAAACTCTTTAGTGTATGTAACTTTTTCATAATAAACCCTCGTCCAAATATCTATATAAGAGAACTATCAATAAAAAATATTGATACAAAATTTATAGAAAAGTATAAAAAGATATTGGACAAACTTTTAACTATTTTACTAAATCAAGATAATGTAAATACGGATATAACTACACTCTCAAACTATGGTTTTGAGAAGAAATACTATCTAAAATACCCACTACCAACAATAAGATTTAGAATCTTAGATAGTTCTCAAACCATAGGTGGCTTGAGTGATATATCTCTAAATATAGATGAATTTAAGCATCTATACCCTACATGTAAATACATATATATAGTTGAAAATAAGATAACTACTTTATCCTTTCCTCCATTAAAAAACTCTATGGTAATCTTTGGAAATGGCTATGGTGTAGAGGTTTTAAGAGATGTAAAATGGCTTCACGAAAAAGAAATTTTTTATTGGGGAGATATAGATAGTGATGGTTTTGCTATTCTCTCACAAGTAAGAGGCTACTTTAAAGGTACAGTTTCTATTTTGATGGATAAGCAGACAAAAGATAACTTCGAGTATTTTGGTGTTGAGGTAAAAGCTACGACATGCAAGAAGTTAATAAATCTTACTGTTGAAGAAAAAAATATGTTTGATAACATTGGAAATTTTAGGTTAGAGCAAGAAAGGATAGGATTTGAGTATATTATAAACTCCCTAGCTAATCGGCTTTAA
- a CDS encoding ATP-binding protein translates to MEQRFDFATDDTKTGFRLNIFEVYNWGTYDGYFKLDLAKSNGLLTGDIGSGKSTIVDALTTLLVPHQKIVYNKAAGAESKERSLNSYILGEYKSSKDDNFTSAKAISIRDASNTFSVLLANFKNDGYEEEVTIAQFFYISSSQVHKFFVVSKSSLSIKKDFFDFKDIRELKKTIRKIPHLSVYDSFKDYSKDFRRLMGIKNEQALNLFYQTVSLKSIGNLTQFIRSHMLEPSTMVAMIDELCKNFSELNHMHTLVLRAKRQIELLYPIDKEGKKYESSAKTKNSFELYRENLSAYFALFKITLLKVKLQELDIEKSKKISQKEQAKDMQNELNDSLLELNLELKQNGGDRLRSIQKDIKYHEQSMQERKKSNKIYNEIANSLQLRTVSNEHIFLNNLAEAQKKFTTIESRYESLQDKVINTKGASKRYEDIASELEVELVYLKNNPSNIPRKISQIRQNIANELGLNIEKLPFVGELIEVKDREWEGAIERILHSFSLALLVDSDYYDEVSEYVDRTNLKGKLVYLKVQKNAQSGFVEIGTSSLLNKINIKAKAGLYEPLKAMLDSRFNIPCVDNIIDFRRFKKALTIKGQFKTSLARHEKDDRFSINDSRNWVLGWNNATKLQKLQEDYEKELEKIEFMNQKISSLQKQMLEMQDSRDKLRDILKYKEFEQIDWYRYSKKIEGLLSEKEELQKSSDIIKVLQDKIEKTAIKLKTDGEKLDTLIEDIGKLQSSMEQKELELGEAILRVQNTDNINLVKEDLEKLRLEIVVKKLNLNNIKNSELKLREYIQKQIDSLSGIMTRSAQNIIKQMGLYKNEFAVESKEFDSAIESLDEFRQRLVDLKKDDLPKWEKRFKELFREKTIQNIVIVQTELEHQADEIKSKIDKINNSLRDIEYSDGTYIELMAERSKNVEIREFKESLRHSISGSINEENLIDESKFLEIKTIIERLNGRENHSDIDKKWRLLVTDVRNWFDFSAMERFSSDESEKEFYPHSGGKSGGQKEKLAYTVLASSLAFQFGLEHDEVRSRSFRFVMIDEAFGRGSDESSRYALRLFEKLNLQLLVITPKQKINIIEPFVNSVHFVHNQDGRNSSLLSMSIEEFVKNRKNSS, encoded by the coding sequence ATGGAACAAAGATTTGATTTTGCTACAGACGATACAAAGACTGGTTTTAGGCTTAATATATTTGAAGTTTATAACTGGGGGACTTATGATGGGTATTTTAAGTTAGATCTTGCTAAGTCAAATGGACTCTTGACGGGTGACATAGGTTCAGGTAAATCAACTATAGTAGATGCCTTAACCACTCTTTTAGTTCCTCACCAGAAAATAGTATATAACAAAGCAGCAGGAGCAGAAAGTAAGGAGAGAAGTTTGAACTCTTACATCTTAGGAGAATACAAAAGCTCTAAAGATGATAATTTTACCTCTGCTAAGGCTATATCAATTAGAGATGCTTCCAATACCTTTAGTGTTTTACTCGCGAACTTTAAAAATGATGGTTATGAGGAAGAAGTTACTATCGCACAATTTTTTTATATATCCTCTTCTCAAGTCCATAAATTTTTTGTGGTTTCTAAAAGTTCTCTTAGTATTAAGAAAGATTTTTTTGATTTTAAAGATATAAGAGAACTAAAAAAAACTATTCGTAAAATCCCACACCTAAGTGTTTATGATAGCTTTAAGGACTATTCAAAAGATTTTAGGAGGCTGATGGGTATTAAAAATGAACAGGCTCTAAATCTTTTTTACCAAACAGTTTCACTTAAATCTATTGGCAATCTTACTCAGTTTATTCGCTCCCACATGCTAGAACCTAGCACTATGGTTGCGATGATAGATGAACTTTGTAAAAATTTTAGTGAGTTAAATCATATGCATACTTTAGTGCTTCGTGCAAAGAGGCAAATAGAGTTGCTTTACCCCATAGATAAAGAGGGTAAAAAGTATGAGAGCTCGGCAAAGACTAAGAACAGTTTTGAGTTATATAGAGAAAACCTTAGTGCTTATTTTGCTTTATTTAAGATAACACTTTTAAAGGTAAAACTTCAAGAGTTAGATATAGAAAAAAGTAAAAAAATTTCACAAAAAGAACAAGCAAAAGATATGCAAAATGAACTTAATGACAGTTTGTTAGAGTTAAATTTGGAGCTAAAGCAAAATGGTGGAGATAGACTTAGATCCATACAAAAAGATATAAAATATCATGAACAATCTATGCAGGAAAGAAAAAAATCTAACAAAATATACAATGAAATAGCTAACTCTCTACAGCTTAGAACTGTTTCGAATGAGCATATATTTTTAAATAATCTAGCCGAAGCACAAAAAAAGTTTACTACAATAGAGAGCAGGTATGAATCACTTCAAGATAAGGTTATAAATACAAAAGGAGCTTCAAAAAGATATGAGGATATTGCTAGTGAACTTGAGGTAGAGTTAGTTTACTTGAAAAATAATCCATCAAATATTCCAAGAAAAATATCTCAAATAAGACAAAATATAGCAAATGAACTAGGTCTAAATATAGAGAAACTTCCATTTGTTGGAGAACTTATAGAGGTAAAAGATAGAGAATGGGAAGGGGCAATAGAGAGAATTTTGCATAGTTTTTCTCTAGCTCTTTTGGTAGATAGTGATTACTATGATGAAGTTAGTGAGTATGTCGATAGAACAAACTTAAAAGGTAAACTCGTATATTTGAAAGTTCAAAAAAACGCTCAGAGTGGTTTTGTAGAGATAGGCACAAGCTCGCTACTTAATAAGATAAATATCAAAGCCAAAGCAGGACTTTATGAACCACTAAAAGCTATGCTAGATAGTCGATTTAATATACCATGTGTCGATAATATTATAGATTTTAGAAGATTTAAAAAAGCACTTACTATAAAAGGACAGTTTAAAACAAGTCTAGCTAGACATGAAAAAGATGATAGATTTAGCATAAACGATAGTAGAAATTGGGTTTTAGGTTGGAATAATGCTACGAAACTTCAAAAACTTCAAGAGGATTATGAAAAAGAACTAGAGAAGATAGAGTTTATGAATCAAAAAATCAGTTCTTTACAAAAGCAGATGCTAGAGATGCAAGACTCAAGAGATAAGCTAAGAGATATATTAAAATATAAAGAGTTTGAGCAGATAGATTGGTATAGATACTCCAAGAAGATAGAGGGCTTGCTAAGCGAAAAAGAGGAGTTGCAAAAGAGCAGTGATATTATAAAAGTTTTGCAAGATAAAATAGAAAAAACAGCAATAAAACTTAAAACTGATGGAGAAAAACTTGATACGCTTATAGAAGATATTGGTAAACTTCAAAGTTCTATGGAGCAAAAAGAGTTAGAGTTAGGTGAGGCAATTCTAAGAGTTCAAAATACTGATAATATTAACTTAGTAAAAGAAGATTTAGAAAAATTAAGGCTGGAAATAGTTGTCAAAAAATTAAACCTAAACAATATAAAGAACAGTGAGTTAAAATTAAGAGAATATATACAAAAACAGATAGATTCTCTCTCTGGCATAATGACCCGTTCAGCTCAAAATATCATCAAGCAGATGGGATTATACAAAAATGAGTTTGCAGTGGAGTCAAAGGAATTTGATAGTGCTATAGAATCTCTTGATGAGTTTAGGCAAAGGTTAGTAGATCTTAAAAAAGATGACCTACCTAAGTGGGAAAAGAGATTTAAAGAGTTGTTTCGTGAAAAAACTATACAAAATATAGTAATAGTTCAGACAGAGCTAGAACATCAAGCAGATGAGATAAAATCAAAAATAGATAAGATAAATAACTCACTTAGAGATATAGAGTATAGTGATGGAACATATATTGAATTGATGGCAGAGAGGTCAAAAAATGTTGAGATAAGGGAGTTTAAAGAGAGTCTAAGACATTCTATATCTGGTTCTATTAATGAAGAAAACCTTATAGATGAGTCTAAATTTTTAGAGATAAAAACTATCATAGAGAGGCTAAATGGAAGAGAAAATCATAGCGATATAGATAAAAAGTGGCGTTTGCTTGTTACAGATGTAAGAAATTGGTTTGATTTTTCTGCGATGGAGAGATTTAGTAGTGATGAAAGTGAAAAAGAGTTCTATCCACATAGTGGCGGTAAATCTGGTGGTCAGAAAGAAAAACTTGCATATACAGTTTTAGCTTCATCATTGGCTTTTCAGTTTGGACTAGAACATGATGAGGTAAGAAGTCGTTCATTTAGGTTTGTGATGATAGATGAAGCCTTTGGAAGAGGAAGTGATGAGAGTAGTCGCTATGCTCTAAGACTTTTTGAGAAATTAAATCTACAGCTTTTAGTTATAACTCCTAAACAAAAGATAAATATTATAGAGCCATTTGTCAATAGTGTGCATTTTGTACATAATCAAGATGGGAGAAATTCTTCACTTTTGTCTATGAGTATTGAAGAGTTTGTGAAAAATAGAAAAAACAGTAGCTAG
- the ilvD gene encoding dihydroxy-acid dehydratase, which yields MRSDIIKKGFDKAPHRSLLRATGLKDEDFDKPFIGIANSYIDIIPGHFFLHEYGEIVKEAIREAGGVPFVFNTIGVDDGIAMGHEGMLYSLPSREIIADSIETVMNAHQLDAMICIPNCDKIVPGMIMGALRVNVPTIFVSGGPMAAGHKKDGTPIDLATAFEAVGQHAEGKMTDEELYEIECEACPSGGSCSGMFTANSMNTLCEAMGIALPGNGTILAMTPERIELVKKAARRIVELAKMEDNSKYNMKNILDKKAIHNAFVVDMAMGGSSNTVLHLLAIARESDIEYKIENINKIADKVAHIAKISPSLTTVHMDDVDRAGGVNAVMKEVSRRSGLLHLDSLMISGETLEERIVDATILDEAVIHTNENAYSQVGGLSILFGNLALEGAVVKTAGIDASMRQFKGTAVCFDSQPKAIAGIMSKKVKSGDVVVIRYEGPKGGPGMQEMLAPTALIQGMGLGSSVALITDGRFSGATKGASIGHVSPEAAEGGLIAFIEDGDEIELDTDKHLLQLNVSEDILEKRKAAWKPYKNEVKSKWLKRYQLLVSNASNGAVLKTQL from the coding sequence ATGAGAAGTGATATTATCAAAAAAGGTTTTGACAAAGCACCACATCGTTCATTACTTAGAGCAACAGGATTAAAAGATGAAGATTTTGATAAACCATTTATTGGGATAGCAAATAGTTATATTGACATCATTCCAGGGCATTTTTTCTTACACGAATATGGCGAAATTGTAAAAGAAGCTATTCGTGAAGCTGGTGGTGTTCCATTTGTCTTTAACACTATTGGCGTTGATGATGGTATTGCTATGGGACACGAAGGTATGCTTTACTCTCTTCCATCTCGTGAGATTATTGCTGATTCCATAGAAACAGTTATGAATGCGCATCAATTAGATGCAATGATATGTATCCCTAACTGTGACAAAATTGTTCCGGGTATGATTATGGGTGCATTGCGTGTTAATGTTCCGACTATTTTTGTTTCGGGTGGTCCAATGGCTGCTGGGCATAAAAAAGATGGTACACCAATCGACCTTGCTACTGCATTTGAAGCAGTTGGTCAACATGCTGAAGGAAAGATGACAGACGAAGAACTTTATGAAATAGAGTGTGAAGCTTGTCCAAGTGGGGGAAGCTGTTCTGGCATGTTCACCGCTAACTCTATGAATACTCTTTGTGAAGCTATGGGCATTGCACTTCCTGGTAATGGAACTATTTTAGCAATGACTCCTGAGCGTATTGAACTTGTGAAAAAAGCTGCAAGACGCATCGTTGAGTTAGCAAAAATGGAAGATAATTCTAAGTACAATATGAAAAATATTTTGGATAAAAAAGCTATTCATAATGCATTTGTTGTAGACATGGCTATGGGTGGAAGCTCAAATACTGTTCTTCATCTTTTAGCAATTGCCAGAGAATCAGATATAGAATATAAAATAGAAAACATTAATAAAATAGCAGATAAAGTTGCACATATTGCTAAAATATCTCCATCATTAACAACTGTTCATATGGATGATGTTGACAGGGCTGGCGGTGTAAATGCAGTTATGAAAGAAGTAAGTCGTCGTAGTGGACTTTTGCATCTTGATTCTCTTATGATTTCAGGTGAAACACTTGAAGAGAGAATAGTAGATGCTACTATTTTAGATGAGGCAGTAATTCATACAAATGAAAATGCCTATTCTCAAGTTGGAGGTCTTTCTATTTTATTTGGAAACCTTGCCTTAGAGGGTGCAGTTGTAAAAACAGCAGGTATAGATGCATCTATGCGTCAGTTCAAAGGAACTGCTGTATGTTTTGACTCTCAACCAAAAGCAATAGCTGGTATTATGAGTAAAAAAGTTAAATCTGGTGATGTTGTAGTTATTCGCTATGAGGGTCCAAAAGGTGGTCCTGGTATGCAAGAGATGCTAGCTCCTACTGCTCTTATCCAAGGCATGGGGCTTGGTTCAAGTGTTGCACTTATTACCGATGGTCGTTTTTCAGGTGCAACTAAAGGTGCATCTATCGGTCATGTTTCTCCTGAAGCTGCTGAAGGTGGACTTATTGCTTTCATTGAAGATGGTGATGAAATAGAACTAGATACGGACAAGCACTTACTACAACTTAATGTTAGTGAAGATATTTTAGAAAAGAGAAAAGCTGCATGGAAACCTTATAAAAATGAGGTAAAATCTAAATGGCTTAAGAGATATCAACTATTAGTTTCAAACGCTTCAAACGGCGCGGTTTTAAAAACCCAATTATAA
- a CDS encoding DUF3375 domain-containing protein — MKYDYLKHLKNTNQTIKLLNSDNFAFMLSFFHFVFVKKAYIVIPHSQIIQYLDDYLYDINNSYNNIFVKTAKEYLDDFSNDKNAYLRKYHGEEDEPLYELTPHTNKALEFIESLAKSEFVASRSKFNIIFELLEDLEFETKLDNIGRIKKLQKQKDEIDRQIEAIKLKKDLRFDSARIKEHYIQIDELVRKLKYDFSEMEYNFRDLNKLAMENITLRDDTKSGVLDCVFEVEDSIRNSAQGKSFFAFWQLLTDAKRSEKLTKLLKNLYEIESIKSMDKDEKLTNIKYTLLKSADKIYKVSAKLIEQLRRFIDDRVWIENKRVLDLCKNIEKSAILLKDKQPTQREFFSIKGDNIKIDSIFEKSLYTPKIHQEFEKNDKPQEINIEMDSFYNLFFVDEEILKKNIAQMLQSQPQCTLEQIIKKFTISKGISELVSYVNIAKNSEDTTVEESILVKLEVIDLDGVTKVVKMPKIVFTKGKI, encoded by the coding sequence ATGAAATATGATTATCTAAAACATCTAAAAAATACCAATCAAACTATAAAGCTTTTAAACAGCGATAACTTCGCCTTTATGCTTAGTTTTTTTCACTTTGTTTTTGTAAAAAAGGCTTATATAGTCATTCCTCATAGCCAAATTATTCAGTATCTTGATGATTATCTTTATGATATAAATAACTCATATAACAATATATTCGTAAAAACAGCAAAAGAGTATCTTGATGATTTTTCTAATGATAAAAATGCCTATCTTAGAAAATATCATGGAGAGGAAGATGAGCCTCTTTATGAACTTACACCGCATACAAACAAAGCCTTAGAATTTATAGAATCTCTTGCAAAGAGTGAGTTTGTAGCAAGTCGGTCTAAGTTTAACATCATCTTTGAGCTTCTTGAAGATTTAGAGTTTGAAACAAAGCTAGATAATATTGGACGAATAAAAAAACTTCAAAAACAAAAAGATGAGATTGACCGACAGATAGAAGCTATAAAGCTTAAAAAAGATTTGAGATTTGATAGTGCTAGGATAAAGGAGCATTATATTCAGATAGATGAACTTGTGCGAAAATTAAAGTATGATTTTTCGGAGATGGAGTATAACTTTAGAGATTTGAATAAGCTTGCTATGGAAAATATTACTTTGAGAGATGACACAAAGAGTGGAGTTTTAGATTGTGTCTTTGAAGTAGAAGATAGTATAAGAAACTCTGCTCAAGGAAAAAGTTTTTTTGCTTTTTGGCAACTATTAACGGATGCAAAAAGAAGTGAAAAACTTACAAAATTATTAAAAAATCTTTATGAGATAGAGAGCATAAAAAGTATGGACAAAGATGAAAAACTCACAAATATAAAATACACTTTACTAAAGAGTGCTGATAAGATTTATAAAGTTTCAGCAAAACTTATAGAACAACTTAGAAGATTTATAGATGATAGAGTTTGGATAGAGAACAAAAGAGTGCTAGATTTATGTAAAAACATAGAAAAATCAGCAATATTACTCAAAGATAAGCAACCAACTCAAAGAGAATTTTTTAGTATAAAAGGTGATAATATAAAGATAGACTCTATCTTTGAGAAATCTCTCTACACTCCAAAGATCCATCAAGAATTTGAAAAAAATGATAAACCACAAGAGATAAATATAGAGATGGATAGCTTTTATAATCTATTTTTTGTAGATGAAGAAATACTGAAAAAAAATATAGCCCAGATGCTACAATCTCAACCACAATGCACACTAGAACAAATCATAAAAAAGTTCACTATCTCAAAAGGTATTAGTGAGTTAGTCAGCTATGTAAACATCGCAAAAAACAGTGAAGATACAACTGTAGAGGAGAGTATTTTAGTAAAATTAGAAGTAATTGATTTGGATGGAGTTACAAAAGTTGTGAAGATGCCTAAGATAGTTTTTACAAAAGGAAAAATATGA